DNA from Serinibacter salmoneus:
CCTCGCTCGCCTCAGGACTCGCCTGTGCGGCGGCGGCCTCGGCGACCTCGCCGGCGGTGGTCTCCCCGGCCGATGCCGCCAGGGCGTTGCCCTCGGCAGGCGAGCCGTCGGTGTGCGTCCAGCCGGAACGCGTGTCGCTGCGGCGCGGGTCGAACGGCTGCGCGGGCGGCTCCTCGCCGCGCAGTTCGGCGACACCCGCGGTGATCGCGGCCATGATCCGCTGGGTGGCCTCGTGGAGCACCGAACCGGTGAGCGGCTTCTCGCGCAGGTCCTCAAGGTCCACCGCGGGGCCCACGACGGCGCGCATGGTGCGGCGCGGGAAGAGCTTCGGTAGGGCGCTGCCCTTGGGGAGCACGTAGATCGCGCCCCACTGGCTCAGCGGGATCACGGGCTTGCCGCTGGTGAGGGCAAGCCGCGCAACTCCGGTGTGCCCCATCATCGGCCAGGAGTCCGGGTCCTGCGTGAGCGTGCCCTCGGGGAAGATCAGCACCACCTGGCCGGAGTCCAGCGCCTCACGGGCGGCCACGAGGGAATCCCCGGCGCGGCGCGAGCCGCGCACCACGGGGATCATCTCGAGCTTGCGCAGGAACCAGCCGAGCACCGGCACCTTCCAGAGCGAGTCCTTCGCCATGATCTTCGGCGCGGCGCCGTTGTTGTAGAGCACGTGGGCCGTGGTGACCGGGTCCAACTGGGAGACGTGGTTGGCCGCCACGATGAAGCCGTCGGTGCGGCGCAGGTTCTCCGTGCCGCGCCACTCCTTGCTGAGGAAGACCCACAGGAAGGGCTTGATCAGCCCGGCGAGGAAGCGGTAGGCGGCGGGATATCGCTTGGCGGTGCTCACGCCCGGTGAGTCTACTGGGGGGTGCCTGCGGCGGCGCTCCGCACTTCGGGGGCCTTCCGCGACGGGCGTCAAGAGCGTAAAGTGGGAGGGGCCCAGAGCGGTCAGTTGGGGAAGACGAGGAGGCGCCAACGATGCCGACACGCGAGCAGGAGTACGTCGAGTCCGTCCTGACCCACGTGCGGGAGGGCCTCTCCCGCGCCCACCTCGACCTCTCCCAGAGCGCCGAGCAGACGGCGAACGCGATGGTCGCTGCCCTCCCGACTCACCATGCCTACGACGAGTTGATCGGTCCGTTCCTCAGCTCGCAAGGTGCCCGCACGCTGCTCGGACTCGAGAGCCGCCAGGCCCTGCAGCACCGGGTTGACGTGGGCAGCGTGCTGCGAGCCCGCACCGACGACGGCATCAACGTCTACCCCGCGTTCCAGTTCGACGGCGGGCGAGTGCATCCGGCGCTCCTGCCCGTCCTGGGCGCGCTTCGCGATATCGACGGCTGGACGGCTGCCCTCTGGCTTTGCCTCCCCAACGATGAACTCGACGGGCTGGAACCGCGGACCTGGCTGCTCGACCCCGAGCGCGACGGCGAACGGGTGGTCGGCCTCGCTCGGGAGGCTGCCGCCTCGTGGACCCGGAGATGATTAGAGCGCGAGTAGCGCAGCGACTCCCCACCGGCGACGTGATGGGGTTCCCGCACGTCCGCGTTCCGCATGGCGCGATGTGGTTCCGCGAGCACGGGCCGCTGGGGCCTTGGTGGTTCGCCTCCGGCACAGGAGGGCGATTCAACCTCGACGAGCCTCGCGGGAGCCTCTACCTCGCGTCCAGCGCAGAGGCCGCGGCGCGGGAACGTATCGGCGGCCCGCTTGCCCAGGCGGGTGTCGTCCCCGCCACGCTCGTCGAGGACCGGGCGGTCTCCGCTATCGCGCTCGATGCCTCGGTCGAGGCGGCGGACCTGACGGCTCGGGACGCCCTGCGCCACGGCGTCGTGTGTCACGAGCTGTGCACGATGACCCCGTACGACGTGCCGCGGGCGTGGGCGGCCGCCTTCGACGCCGCAGGCTTCGGCGGGATCGTCGGGACGATCCGGTTCTCTCCTCCGACCGAACGCGCACTGACCGTGTTCGGCGGCGCAGGGGCACGGGATTGGGAGATGCCGGCCGACGCCGTAGCCCTACGCGCTGTGCTGGAGGGACTCGACGTCAGGGTCATCGAGCCGCCGTCCTCGCGGTCGTTGACGTTCGTGGATCCGCCCGGGCTCTGAGGCGCCGACGGCGTGGTGCGTCCCTCTCGGCGCCACCGCGACACTCCTCACCCCGTCGCGTCCCGCTCCGAAGGGCGAGTGGTAGTTTCAAAGAGTTGAATGATGAACCACACTCGACGAGGAGTGAGAGATCCCCCCACCGGGAATATGGAGGATCGACCATGAGACACCCGAACCCCATCGCCTTGTCCTCAATGGCGCTCGTCGTCTTGACGGCGTGCGCCCCGGCGTCCCCGGACCCAGCTGCGAACTCGACCCCGTCATCCTCCGTAGCCTCGACTCCCGATGCCTCAGTCAGCCTCGGCGCCGAAGAAGCACAGTGGCTAGAGGAGCTGCGTGAGAACCGGTCCGAGGTCGGGGCACAGCAGGAACGCGAGAGGGCGGAGGCCGAGGCGCTCCTCCCTCTCCCGGCGGGCGCCGAATGGAGCACCTTCGAGCGGTTTGCCGAGCTGGATGAGCAGATCGAACGCTTGGAGGGTGGTAGCGGACTGTCGTCGGGCCAGACGCACCCGATGCCTCTGCGGTACGAGGACGGGTTCTTTGCGTCCCTGATGGCAATCGATTGGCAGTGCGCCTGGTTGTCAGAAGCCGTCAGTCAGTACGACGCCGGAAATCTCACTGCTGCGCAGGACGCCGTCGAGACCCTTCGCTCGTTCACGGAGAAACCGCTCGCTGCCGCTTTCCCTGACTATTCGTCATACCTTGAAGCGTTCGTGGAGCCACTAGGCCCCGAGGACACCGACGCCGCGACGCCCACGCTGCTCCCCTGCGCACCGGAGTCTCTCGTTCCCGCCTACAGGGAGACCGTCGAGTAGGCCGCCGGATTCAGGCACTACCGGGTTCGCACCGCCGTGCACGCACGGAGATGCCGGGACTGCTCGCGGCCTCGTGAGCTGCGGCTGCGGCCGCGCTGTCGGCGTACTGGGCCCACATGCCCACATAGAGGCCCCACTCGTCCTCGGCCATACGCACCGATACCGCCTCGGGCGCAGTGAGGTCCACCAACTGCGCCACCTCTGGCGCCGAGGAGAGGCGGTACTCGTTCATCGTGGAGCTGAACTCTCCTCTGAAACACTCCTCCTCCAGGGACACCCCCACGTTCACCGACGCCACCGCGCTCGGCTTCGCCAACCAGACC
Protein-coding regions in this window:
- a CDS encoding lysophospholipid acyltransferase family protein yields the protein MSTAKRYPAAYRFLAGLIKPFLWVFLSKEWRGTENLRRTDGFIVAANHVSQLDPVTTAHVLYNNGAAPKIMAKDSLWKVPVLGWFLRKLEMIPVVRGSRRAGDSLVAAREALDSGQVVLIFPEGTLTQDPDSWPMMGHTGVARLALTSGKPVIPLSQWGAIYVLPKGSALPKLFPRRTMRAVVGPAVDLEDLREKPLTGSVLHEATQRIMAAITAGVAELRGEEPPAQPFDPRRSDTRSGWTHTDGSPAEGNALAASAGETTAGEVAEAAAAQASPEASEAPDGAARPGPDASPGAATEAEEGR
- a CDS encoding RES domain-containing protein, translating into MWFREHGPLGPWWFASGTGGRFNLDEPRGSLYLASSAEAAARERIGGPLAQAGVVPATLVEDRAVSAIALDASVEAADLTARDALRHGVVCHELCTMTPYDVPRAWAAAFDAAGFGGIVGTIRFSPPTERALTVFGGAGARDWEMPADAVALRAVLEGLDVRVIEPPSSRSLTFVDPPGL